One Streptomyces hundungensis DNA segment encodes these proteins:
- a CDS encoding AI-2E family transporter, whose product MAPTDEINTDDREADGADRPRGGSPGSGRPPTHPLGVGGPARMPRWLPRAVVLVLALYACFQLGSWAFHQLIGLLINILIAFFVALAMEPAVGRMAARGMRRGLATFLVFLALMIATVGFVVLLGSMLAGQIVDMVEQFPKYLDSVINWVNHSFHTELSRVEVQDSLLHSDWLQKYVQNSATGVLDVSATVLGGLFRLLTIFLFAFYFAADGPRLRRTICSVLPPARQAEVLRAWEIAVDKTGGYLYSRGLMALISGIAHYVLLQILGVPYAPALAVWVGLVSQFIPTIGTYLAGALPMLLAFTVNPWYAVWVLGFVVIYQQVERTLNMVSPGETYRELAAMMAEASPEDRGKLLAALGDGPRPARDRPRSSTPLPKPRRDPFRPVVVESC is encoded by the coding sequence GTGGCCCCGACTGATGAGATCAACACCGACGACCGCGAAGCCGACGGGGCGGACCGTCCGCGCGGCGGTTCGCCCGGCTCCGGGCGGCCCCCGACGCACCCCCTGGGAGTCGGCGGCCCCGCCCGCATGCCCCGCTGGCTGCCGCGCGCCGTGGTGCTCGTGCTCGCCCTGTACGCCTGCTTCCAGCTGGGCAGCTGGGCCTTCCACCAGCTCATCGGGCTACTGATCAACATCCTGATCGCCTTCTTCGTCGCGCTCGCCATGGAGCCCGCCGTCGGCCGGATGGCGGCTCGCGGCATGCGCCGGGGCCTGGCGACCTTCCTGGTCTTCCTCGCCCTGATGATCGCGACGGTCGGCTTCGTCGTGCTGCTCGGTTCGATGCTGGCGGGTCAGATCGTCGACATGGTCGAGCAGTTCCCCAAGTACCTCGACTCGGTGATCAACTGGGTCAACCACAGCTTCCACACCGAGCTCTCCCGGGTCGAGGTCCAGGACAGCCTGCTCCACTCCGACTGGTTGCAGAAGTACGTCCAGAACAGCGCCACCGGCGTGCTCGACGTCTCCGCGACCGTCCTCGGCGGCCTCTTCCGGCTGCTGACGATCTTCCTGTTCGCGTTCTACTTCGCCGCCGACGGGCCCCGGCTGCGCCGGACCATCTGCTCCGTGCTGCCACCCGCCCGGCAGGCCGAGGTGCTGCGGGCCTGGGAGATCGCGGTCGACAAGACCGGTGGCTACCTCTACTCGCGCGGCCTCATGGCGCTCATCTCCGGCATCGCCCACTACGTCCTGCTCCAGATCCTCGGCGTGCCCTACGCGCCGGCGCTGGCGGTCTGGGTGGGCCTGGTCTCCCAGTTCATCCCCACCATCGGCACCTACTTGGCGGGCGCCCTGCCCATGCTGCTCGCGTTCACCGTGAACCCCTGGTACGCGGTGTGGGTGCTCGGATTCGTGGTGATCTACCAGCAAGTTGAAAGGACACTAAACATGGTCTCACCTGGGGAAACGTACCGTGAGCTTGCTGCGATGATGGCTGAGGCCAGCCCCGAGGACAGAGGCAAGCTCCTAGCGGCGCTGGGCGACGGCCCCCGGCCGGCACGGGACCGTCCGAGGTCCAGCACACCACTTCCCAAGCCACGAAGGGACCCGTTCCGACCCGTGGTGGTCGAGAGCTGCTGA
- a CDS encoding DUF3046 domain-containing protein, with protein sequence MRLTIFWERMADHFGAAYADSFARDHVMTELGGRTVHQALDAGWEAKDVWRAVCAAMDVPADRR encoded by the coding sequence ATGCGGTTGACGATTTTCTGGGAGCGGATGGCCGACCACTTCGGCGCCGCCTATGCGGACTCCTTCGCGCGCGACCACGTGATGACGGAACTGGGTGGACGCACCGTGCATCAGGCTCTCGACGCCGGCTGGGAGGCCAAGGACGTCTGGCGGGCGGTCTGCGCGGCCATGGACGTGCCCGCCGACCGGCGGTGA